From Hylaeus volcanicus isolate JK05 chromosome 2, UHH_iyHylVolc1.0_haploid, whole genome shotgun sequence, the proteins below share one genomic window:
- the LOC128872559 gene encoding protein nervous wreck isoform X4: MQPPPRKGNFVKFLKNVHAEQAAKLQAKNQHECDLLEDIRNFTIKKSAIEKSYSEALLKISSAYLNKKIPNIPDLKVDGAEEKWNMWNVWRTVLEENEKLARARLAAVEVFQQQIADDAKSLKIHKIQISKKAIDQLMIVQKELQTCVQDVDKTKKLYFDEEHSAHDVRDKAKDIEEKYVRAMIIIDHGLVIDRKPNARFIVVFRLKKKKGSFFQSITSLQKNSAKVSSKRDALEEKSTGARNDYLLSLAAANAHQNRYFVVDLQNTMQYLEQGVYDKVAEYLTLMGRTELLTCLATQNSFTKIRDQAQQLTREYNIQCCCLYYPVLKQHIQYDFEPCDHDPVERITADHAAAATLGKEARRWSTRIAREVSSIRENNRKLQVLVQLKESGQKTDPNDPQGPDIDTKIDELKHAIRRAETAKLKAESRIECLRNGGVNVDEWLQEVETLSVQDMPRSASSLSVRTDASGTAEHPSSDSFYDSDGDGGSDLTTVERPGSARNAPQQEEESTEERQRHDSEEVDALLEQEKQRIEQLTVGWDDPTAVDWDNEEKDEQTEVHETSEQPPAQPIYKCTALYSYTAQNPDELSIVESEQLEVVGEGDGDGWLRARNYRGEEGFVPQNYLDVEREPEVTSGLSSQGPLLVQQISFSSVDYTIDDHDAVDPDANLQQAAPEAIVQNHIGEMEQYCIALYDYDATCDEELSFFEGDIMRVLKKEPHDVDDGWWEGELRGQRGLFPSLIVEPCGADGSPLTPQENITPPSSAPPVFTPPEVPEFLLEEELAQSLMKESQGGKPSDVNVEQQQQQDGFIINLSKDQKSQYGSQFDGDKESGPGIVGR, from the exons ATGCAACCACCACCGAGAAAA ggaaatttcgtaaaattccTGAAGAATGTGCACGCGGAGCAGGCTGCGAAGTTGCAAGCGAAAAATCAGCACGAGTGCGACCTTCTGGAAGACATTCG caaCTTTACAATCAAAAAGTCTGCCATCGAGAAATCCTATTCCGAG GCGCTCCTCAAAATATCTTCTGCCTACTTGAATAAGAAAATACCAAATATACCAGATCTCAAAGTCGATGGCGCAGAAGAAAAATG GAACATGTGGAACGTTTGGCGAACCGTGCTGGAGGAAAACGAAAAGCTCGCCAGAGCGCGATTAGCAGCGGTGGAGGTTTTCCAACAGCAAATCGCCGACGACGCGAAAAGTTTAAAGATTCACAAAATCCAGATATCCAAGAAg GCAATCGACCAATTAATGATAGTACAAAAAGAATTGCAAACGTGCGTGCAAGACGTAGacaaaacgaagaaattatACTTCGACGAAGAGCATAGCGCCCATGATGTACGAGACAAGGCAAAAGACATAGAAGAAAAGTACGTGCGCGCGATGATTATAATTGATCACGGTTTGGTAATCGATCGAAAACCTAATGCACGATTTATCGTCGTTTTCAGactgaagaaaaagaaggggTCCTTCTTTCAATCGATAACTTCATTACAAAAGAACAGCGCTAAG GTAAGCTCTAAACGCGATGCtttggaagaaaaatcaaCCGGAGCTCGGAACGATTATTTACTTAGTCTCGCCGCTGCGAATGCCCATCAAAATAGATATTTTGTAGTCGATTTACAAAACACCATGCAG TATTTGGAGCAAGGCGTTTACGATAAGGTGGCTGAATATTTAACCCTGATGGGTCGTACAGAACTGTTGACCTGTTTGGCAACGCAAAACAGCTTCACGAAAATTCGCGATCAAGCACAACAG CTCACCAGAGAGTACAACATACAATGTTGCTGTCTGTATTATCCTGTTTTGAAGCAACACATACAGTACGATTTCGAGCCTTGCGATCACGATCCAGTAGAAag GATAACGGCCGATCATGCCGCTGCAGCCACGCTCGGGAAGGAAGCTCGTCGCTGGTCGACGAGAATAGCTCGCGAAGTAAGCAGCATCCGAGAAAATAATAGGAAACTTCAAGTTCTCGTGCAACTTAAAGAATCTGGACAAAAG ACTGATCCGAACGATCCACAAGGGCCAGATATAGACACGAAAATCGACGAACTGAAGCACGCGATACGACGAGCAGAG ACAGCAAAGCTAAAGGCAGAATCAAGAATAGAATGCCTTCGAAACGGTGGAG TGAACGTCGACGAATGGCTTCAAGAGGTCGAAACATTAAGCGTGCAGGATATGCCGCGTTCGGCCAGCTCCCTGTCCGTCAGAACCGACGCGTCTGGAACGGCg GAACATCCGTCGTCAGATTCGTTCTACGACAGCGACGGAGATGGTGGAAGCGATTTGACAACCGTCGAGCGGCCAGGCAGCGCACGAAATGCTCCTCAACAAGAAGAGGAATCAACAGAGGAAAGACAGAGGCACGATAGCGAAGAAGTAGATG CTTTGCTCGAACAAGAGAAACAACGAATAGAGCAACTCACCGTCGGTTGGGATGACCCGACAGCCGTAGATTGGGACAACGAGGAGAAAGACGAACAAACCGAAGTCCACGAAACATCTGAACAGCCTCCGGCTCAACCTATATACAAATGCACCGCGCTTTATTCGTACACG GCACAAAATCCAGACGAGTTGTCGATCGTCGAGAGCGAACAACTCGAAGTCGTCGGCGAAGGTGACGGTGACGGTTGGCTACGAGCACGAAATTATCGAGGCGAGGAAGGTTTCGTTCCTCAGAATTATCTCGACGTCGAGAGAGAGCCTGAGGTTACTTCTGGTCTCAGCTCTCAAGGTCCGTTGCTCGTACAGCAAATATCTTTCTCCTCGGTTGATTATACGATCGACGATCACGATGCAGTCGATCCCGACGCTAATCTACAACAGGCTGCCCCTGAAGCTATTGTACAAAATCACATAGGAG AAATGGAACAATACTGTATCGCTCTTTACGATTACGACGCCACATGCGACGAAGAACTTAGCTTCTTCGAGGGTGACATTATGAGAGTTCTGAAGAAGGAACCACACGACGTGGACGACGGATGGTGGGAAGGTGAATTACGTGGACAACGAGGATTGTTCCCGTCTTTAATAGTGGAACCATGTGGCGCTGACGGTTCGCCTTTGACCCCGCAG GAGAACATAACGCCGCCAAGCTCCGCGCCACCTGTATTTACGCCACCAGAGGTTCCAGAATTCTTGTTAGAAGAGGAACTAGCGCAAAGTTTAATGAAAG AATCGCAAGGTGGAAAACCTAGCGACGTAAACGTtgaacaacagcaacagcaagatggttttataataaatctttCGAAGGACCAGAAGAGTCAGTATGGCTCGCAATTCGATGGCGATAAGGAATCCGGGCCTGGTATAGTGG GCAGATGA